In bacterium, the DNA window CCGTGCCCTTCAGTTCGGGAACCAGCGCGGCCTCGGCCTCCTCCTTCGGCAGGCTGGTGATGGCGCCGAAGAGCGCGGCGTCGACGTTGCGCAGCATCTCGATGGTGCGATCGGGCAGCGGGTTGGCCTCGGTCTTCCAGAACTCCCAGCCGATGTCGCCGTGCACGTACTCGGCGTCGAAGCCGAGCTTGTCCAGGACCACGCGGGTCGCGTCCATCACGTCCACGCCGACGCCGTCGCCGGGCATCCAACCGATCTTGTACTTGGCCATTGCGGAACTCCTTGCCTGGATTTCGCGGGGGTGGGGGGCGCCGGGCCGCGCGGTCGGGCCCCGAAACTGTTCCGGCTAAGATAGCGCGGCCGGGGGTGAAGACAACCCCCGGCCGCGTGAAAACACCGGATTCCGGCCGGAAACCGGTCAGAAGTAGTAGCGGATCGTCAGCAGGCCCAGCAGCGCGTCGAGCTTCTCGGCGTCGCCCTCGGCGGGCAGCTGCATGAAGCCCGTCTCGGCGCCGATGGTGAAGGCCTCGCGTCCGGTGTACCAGATGCCGACCAGGACGCCGGCGAGCCCCGCGCCCGGGTCGTCCTCGGGGAAGCCCTTGGTGTAGCCCAGCGTGAAGCCGACGGGAATGCTGCGGCCCGGGGCCAGGTCGTACTCGAGCATCACACCGGCCCGATGGGTGGCCTTCGAGACGCCCCGGGCGTCGGGATCCTCGTAGAGCCCGATCGCCGCGTTGGCCCGCAGGCCGAACGCCGGCGAGAAGGCGTGGGCGTAGTCGACGGTCAGGCGGGCGGTCCAGTTCTTGACGCTTTCCAGCAGGTCGGCCTCGACGATCTCGCCGCTGTCGATCGACTCGACCACGAAGTCGTAGGGCGAGATGAGGAACGTCTTGCGGTACTCCCAGTCGATGCCGACGGAGAGCTGGCTCGCCTGCGAACGGAGCAGGCGCTTCTTCACCCACAGGTTCGCGTTGCGGTCGACGTTGGCCCCTTCGGTGACGAGGGTGGCGGCGTTGATGCCCGTGCGCACGACGCCGGCGTAGGTCATGCCCACCGCCCAGGTCTCGCCCAGCCGCTGCTGGAAGCCGAAGCCCAGGCTCACGTAGAAGACATCGCCTTCAAGGGTGTACAGCACCTCCCCGTCCGGGTCGAGGAACGGCGTCTCGAGGCCCAGGGCCACGCCGCCGCCGACGATGCTCTGGAACGTGGTCGCCGTCCAGGGGTCGTTGACGTAGAACGACGGCAGGAACCCGTGCCCGTCGAGGTGCCGCTCGGCGCCCTGGTCGAGGCCGTGTCCGGCCGCCCGGGCGTCCGCACCCGCGGCGACGGCCAGGGCGAAACAGACTAGGATCGCGATTCTCTTCATGGCTACCACACTCCCGCGCCGACTTCGACCGCGTAGCCGATCGAGTCCCAGTTCCAGAGGCCCTTGTTCTTGACGCCCACGCGCACGCCCCAGAAGTCGGTCCCGAGCTTGGTCAGGAACTTCAGCGGCGTGTGGGCCATGTTCAGACGGAACTTCACGCCCGTCTCGGTCATCACGTCGTTGTGGGTGTCGCCGAACTCGTCGTCGTCCCACTCCCAGCCGAAGGCGAAGTAGCCGTCGACCCAGCGCGAGGCGCTCGTGGTGTACATGAGGTTCCACGAGATGTCGCGCAGCTTCTTGTCCTTCAGGTAGATGCGGTTGACGAACCAGCCGCCGGCGATGGGGTCCGAGACGTTCTTCACCACCAGCAGCGGGAAGATGAAGCTCAGGCCGCCGGTGTGGGCGCGGTCGCCGTAGTTGAGGCCGTCGTAGCGGTAGGCGATGGACAGGGAGTTGATGAACTTCTCCTCGTCCATCCAGCGGGTCACGGCGCGCAGGTCGGTGGCGCCGAGCACCTCGGGCCAGTTCTCGTCGCCCTTGTCGTCGACGAAGTGCAGCAGCGTGGGTTCGGCCACGGTGTCCACGTCGCCCGGACGCGGGAAGGGGCGCAGGTCGTAGATGGNNNNNNNNNNNNNNNNNNNNNNNNNNNNNNNNNNNNNNNNNNNNNNNNNNNNNNNNNNNNNNNNNNNNNNNNNNNNNNNNNNNNNNNNNNNNNNNNNCGGGGTGTAGACGCCGTCGTGGTTCTTGTCGGTGCAGCTGGCGTGCTTGCCCTCCTCGACGAGGATCGTCATGGGGAACTCGGTGTACTCGTCGGTGACCAGCGTGTTGTCGTACCACAGCAGGCCGTGGGCCTTGGCGATGGTGCGCTCGATGTAGAGGGCGTAGTGGGGCGTGGTGCAGCCCTGGCAGTGGTGCACGTACACCTTGAAGTAGGTGGCCTCGACGTCGTGCTTGTGGGCGCCGAGCCCCTCCTCGCTGGGGTAGTAGTAGAAGTAGTCGAGATCGATGCCGACCACCTCGGCCAGGTTGATCTCCGTGTCCACCCGGGCCGGATCGTCGCGCACGATGGCGGCCTTGTCGTCGCCGCGCGTCAGCAGGGTGCGCACCCGGTAGTAGATCAGGGGCGCGTCGAGGCCGGGCTCGAAGGGGAAGTTCATGGGCACCCGGATGTCCTTGCCCTTGGCCCCCTCCAGGTTGGGCTCGTCGGGGGAGAACCAGAGGATGGGTCCGCAGTACGCGGCGAGCTCCCTGTAGGTCATGGTCGAGTCGGAGCCCGACCAGATCATGCGGTAGCCCTCCTCGATCTGGCAGCAGTCCTGGCCCAGGGCCGGGACGGCGGCGGCGGCGACGACCAGGACCAGGCCGAGGCGGACGACAGCGGCGCGAAGCATGGAATCTCCCTCCGGTTGGGTGCGGCTTCGACGATTATCCGCGCCGGCGGGGGCCTGTCAACACTCAGCGGCGGATGTCGCGGATCAGCGCCGGGCGCGCCTGGCAGGAGCGGACCACGTCCTGCCGCAGCGCCGCCGCGTCCGGACCCGAGGCGACCCACTTGTTCCGCCCGTCGAGCTTCCAGGCGACGGAGACCGAGATGACGGCGAAGCAGAGGGGCACGAGGTAGGGCACGAGGCGCCGCCAGGGGTGGCGGGCGAGCAGGTTGCTGGTGCCGGTGGCCCCGGCCGCGAGGATGACGCAGAAGCCCAGCGAGGTCAGGTACAGGTGGCTCAGGTTGAGCCAGACGCCCGTGTCGGTGTGCCCCGTGAAGGGCACCAGCGTGATGTAGGTCCAGGCGATGAAGAACCGGATGGAGCGGCTGCCGAAGACGAAGCCGAAGAAGCTGTAGGAGAGGATGGCCAGCGTCAGCAGGAAGCGGATGACCATGCGCGCGTGGTACACCCACACGACCCAGGCCGGCGCCGACTCGAGAATGGGACTCTGCTGCATGGGGAAGAACATGAGCACGAGGTAGCGGAAGAGGTTCTTCACCGAGAGCAGGCTGAAGTAGGTGTGGCCGGACGCGCTCTCGTACACCGTCGGGGCCTGGAAGCCCCAGTGGGACTGGGCGAAGTGGAAGGCGAGGGCCACGGCCACGAAGACCAGGATGTCCGGCGAGAAGACGGTGCGCCGCGAGCGCTGGGTGATGAAGAAGAGCTTGTAGGCGATCAGGCAGCCCACGAGACTGAACGAGGCCGCCTTGGTCAGGCCGGCCAGCAGGAAGAGCCCCAGGCCGATCAGGAAGAGGGGCGAGCGCACGCCCCCGTGGCGCCGGAAATCGTTCCGGATGAAGAAGTACAGCACCAGCAGGTGCAGGCCCGCGATGAGCAGGCCCTCGAGCTGGTGGATGGTCATGAAGACGCGCCCGTAGCTGCCGACGGCGAGGGCGAAGAGGGTCGCCGCGAGCACGGCCATGCGGTGGCGCGGGAAGAGCATGTTCACCAGCATGTAGACGATGAACGAGTTGACCGTGTGCACGGCCAGGTTCACCGCCAGGTAGCCGGCGGTGTTCAGGCCGAAGAGGCGGTACTCGGCGAGGAAGGCGAGCTGCAGCAGCGGTTGGCTGAAATAGAAGCCGATGTGGTTGAACATGTTCGCCGGGTTGACGGCGAGCTGGTGGGCGTCGCGGATGATCTGCGCGTCGAGGTTGTCGAACAGGGGGGTCGACGTCAGCCGCCCGAAGGCGGCGAACACGAGGACCGCCAGGCCCAGCAGGACCGGCCCGTGGATGCGCAGGGACTTCACCATGGGGGCAAGTATAGACCTGTCGGTTCGGGGTGTGCAAATGCGCTTGATGCCTTATTATAGCACGGTCCGGGGGGGCGAATCACGTGTGGTCCACCGGCGGCTCCCCGGTGCGGATCCAGCAGAAGGCCCGACCATGACGGAAGACTACGACGGCACCTACGCCCAGGACGACTACTTCGGTGCGGAACCGTCCGAGCTGCTGGCCCGTTTCGACGAGTTCATCCCCGAAAACGCCCGCGTGCTCGACATCGGGGCCGGCCAGGGCCGCAACACCCTGCCCCTGGCCCGTCGGGGGTGCCGGGTGACGGCCCTCGACCCGTCGGCGGTGGCCATCGAGACCATCGCCAAGGCCGCCCGCAAGGCCAAGCTCGACATCGATCTGGTGCCGAAGGGCTTCATGGCCTACGAGCCGCCCCGGGTCTTCGACGTGATCCTCTGCTTCGGCCTGATGCAGATCCTCAACTACCACGAATGCGCCTCCCTCGTGACCCGGCTGCACCAGTGGCTGCGCTCGGGGGGCACCCTCTTCCTGACGGCCTGGCACGTTGAGGACCCGTCGTTCCCGCGGCTGGTGCAGGAGTGGGAGCGCCTGGGCATCCGCAGCTTCCGCTCGCCCGAGGGCGACCGCTACCGCCTCTTCCTGGAGAAGGGCGAGATCCCGCGCCTCTTCTTCCGCTGGCAGCCCGTGCACCTGTGGGAAGGCCTGGGCCCCGTCCATCGCCACGGCGACGGCCCGGAGGAGCGGCACGGGGTGGTCGAGGCCGTCCTGACCCACCCCTGAGCCGGGCCCGGCGGCGCACGCCGCCCCGCGGTTTTTTGCCGCCCCGCCCCGGATTCCGTGCTACAATAAGGATATCCGCATGAAGGTGCGGAGCCGAGAAACGTTTTCCCGGCGCGCTCGTAGTCCGAGGATCTCCCCCGACATCGGGAGAGCCCCCGGTCGGATCCTGGCCGAGCCGCGAGACAGACGAGACGACACCTGCCCACGGTCGGCCCCTCCCGATCGGGCGGCCCGCGAGCCGCCGCGAGCGGAACCGCCCCCCACGCGGTTCCCGACGGAGGAGTGCGATCCGCCAACGAAGGAAGGTGTCCCATGCCCGCGCACATCTACCCCGTGGACTACTACTACACGACCGTCGAGGACGCGCCCGGACAGGGCTGCCGCTTCCTCGAGGCCCTGGCCCACGAAGAGGTGAACCTGCTCGCCTTCAATGCCTTTCCCGTCGGACGGAGCCGCACCCAACTCGTGATCTATCCCCTGAACGCCACCTGGCTGGGCGAGCTGGCGCGGAACGAGGGCCTGCGCCTGCTGGGCCCGCACCACGCCTTCATCGTGCACGGCGACGACGAGCTCGGCGCGCTCGTGACCATCCACCAGCGCCTGTGCGACGCCGACATCAACGTGAGCAGCTCGAACGGGATCACCGACGGGCGCGGGGGGTACCGGTACATCCTGCACGTGAATCCCGAGGACTACGACCGGGCGCAGGAGGTGCTCGACGTGGACCAGGACCGGCGGCCCATGGCGGACTACCATCTGAACCTGCACCGGCGGTTCGAGGCGAAGAGCTGAAGGCGGGGGAGCGTCAGGTGCTGGCGGTCTCGGGCGAGTAGAGGCACACCTTGTTGCGGCCCGCCTCCTTGGCCGCGTAGAGGGCCTCGTCGGCGAGCTTGATCAGGTCCTTGGGGCTCTCGACGTCGTCGGCGCGCACGGCGGCCCCGATGGAGATGGTCACGTGGCCCTGGAATTCGGGCACGTCGATCGCGTTGAATTCGACGGCCTCGCGGATGCGGTTGCCCACCGTGGCGGCCACCTCGAGGCTCGCCCCCGGACACACCACCAGGAACTCCTCGCCCCCGAACCGGCACAGCACGTCGTAGTCGCGCACGGCGCCCTTCATGGCGTCGGCGGTGGCACGCAGCACCTCGTCGCCGGCGTCGTGGCCCCAGGTGTCGTTGACGGCCTTGAAGTGGTCGATGTCCATGATCATCACGAGCAGCGGCTCCTTCGTTCGCGACGCGTGCGACCACGACTTGTCGAGGGCCTCGAGGCCGGCGCGCCGGTTGGGCAGCTCGGTGAGCTGGTCCTGCAGCGCCATGGTCTTGAGCATGCGGTTGGCGATGCTCACCTCGGCGTTGATGCGGCGCAGCTCCTCCTTCTGGCGCTGCACCTCCTGCCGGTTGGCCACCTCGCGCGCGGCGCCACGCAGCAGCGAGCGCAGGATGGTGTGGTTGAGCGGCTTGATCAGGTAGTAGTTGATGCCCGCGTCGAAGGCCTCGACCAGCTCCTCGTTGGTGTCGTGGCTGGTCATGATGATGAAGTGGATGTGGGCGAACTGGGGCGTCGAGCGCAGGGTGCGGCACAGATCGAGGCCGCTCAGCTCGGGCATCATCCAGTCCGAGATGATCAGCTGCGGCTCCACGCGCAGGGCCACCTCGAGGGCCTGCCGGCCGTCGGCGGCGTGGTGGATCTCGTGGCCGTCCTTCTCGAGGCGGCGGGTGAGGATCTTCTGGTGCACGGGGCAGTCGGTGGCCACGAGGATGCGCAGGGTCGGCGTCTCGGGCTCGTCGTCCGCGTCGGGCACGTCGACGGCGGGGGTCGGGAACTCGGCGCCGGCCGATGCCGCTTCCACGGTGCCGCCGGCCTCGGGCTCGAGCTCGTCGCCGCGCCCGCGCCGGCCGCGGATCACGCCGTCGCCGCTGCGGGCCTGCTTGAGCAGCGCCGCCATGGAGGGCACCTGGCCGGTGACGACGGCCAGCACCTTGCCCATGCGCTCCCACTCCTCGAGGATCTCGTCGTACATGTGGACGAAGACGTCGTCCTCGAGGTGGTACAGGCGGGCGAAGTTCTGGAAGTCGAGCACGCGCCAGCGCCGCTCCGACGCCGTCTCGGTGCAGATCTCGGCGGCCAGGTTGCCGGCGAAGAGCAGGTGCGCGAGGGCGGCGCCCCGGTCGCGACCGGGCGCCTTCTGCTCGAGGTCGGCCCACTCGGTGTCGTCCTTCGACTCGACGGCCTTGGCGTAGAACTCGGGCAGGCCCCAGTCGCGGAACAGCGCGGCCGTGACCTCGTTGCGGTCGATGCCCAGGATCTGGCGCTCGCACTGCAGCAGCCGGCGCCGCGAACCCTGGCTCCACTTGGCGATGACCTCGCCGTAGGTCTCGGGGTAGACCGCCGCCAGGGCCAGGCCGCCGATGTCGGCCAGCAGGCCGCAGGTGAAGCCCTCATCGGGGTTGACGGCCTTCATGGTCCGGGCCAAAGTCTGGCAGCTTGAGGCCATGGCCAGGCTGTGGGCCCAGAAGCGGCCGTATTCGAAGGCGGCGCACTGACCGCGGCGGCTGTTGGTGAGGATCGAGAAGCCCAGGCAGAGCTGGCTGACGACGCGCATGCCGATGCGCACGAGGGCGTCCTGCACCGTGGTGACGGGGTTCCGGTTGCCGGCGGCCACGCTGTTGGCGTACTTGATGAGCTGTCCGGACAGGGCCGGATCGCCCTGCAGCACCGTGGCCATCTCGTCGATGTCGGTCTGCGGATCGCGCGAGAGCTCGAGGATCGTCAGGGCCACGCCCGTGGGCGAAGGCAGACGTCCGGAAGCCCTGATCTCGGCGATGAGCGATTGATCCCCGTCGTGCACGTCGGCGTCCCTGGTTCGCATGGACTTGAAAAATAATCGGACTATCCCGTCCGTCGGTTCCTTATGTTCGGACACGGGAGTCCCTGCTTGACCCTTTTCCTGCGCCGGAGACTCCGCCGGCGGAAACGAGCCCATGATCCGGCGCCGATCGCTGCTGCTGCTTCTGCTGATCCTGGCCCTGTTCGGCGCCGGGACGGCCTGGTTGGCCCAGGTGCGCCCCATCGACGGCGACGAGGGCTACTACGCCACCGCCGCGCGCCTGACGGCCTCCGGGCAAACCCCCTATGCCGACTACTTCTACCCCCAGATGCCCTACCTGCCCTACCTGTACGGGCCGCTGCAGGGGGTGGTGGGCCCCTCGCTGACGGGTCTGCGGCTGGGCTCGGTGGCGGCCCTGGTGCTCACCCTCGGGCTGTGGGGCGCCCTGCTCGTGGCCCGCGTGGGCGATCGGCCCATGTTCGTGGTGGGCGGGCTGCTGCTGCTGGCCCTGAACCCGCACCTGCTGTCGTGGGGCGTGACCACCAAGACCTTCGCCCTGGCCAACCTCGGCGTGGTGGGCGCCCTGTGGGCGGCCGATCGGGGCCTGGCGACCCGCAAGCTGGTGTGGTTTCTCGTGTCCGGACTGGCGGCGGCGCTGGCGGTGGGCGTGCGGCTGCTGTACGCGCCCTGGGCCGTGGCCCTGCTGGGCGGGCTGGCGTGGCTGCGCTGGCGGCGTCCGGCAACGGGCATCACGCCGGCGTCGGTGGCCGCGGCGGGCGTGGGCCTGCTGCTGGGCCTGGTGCCGGCCCTGCGCCTGTACCTGGCCGATCCGGAGCGCTTCGTCTTCAACAACCTGATCTACCATCGCCTGCGCTTCAACCCCCTCGATCGCCTCGTGGCCGAAGGCGAGGCCCCGGACGTGCCCCGCTTCCTGGCGGCGCTCCTCGAACTGGCCCGGGCGCTGCTGCTGAACCCGTCGCTGCTGGTGCTGATCGGGCTGGCGGTGGTGGGCGTCCGCGCGGCGCGGCGGCCGGGCGCGCACGACCACTCGGACACCGAGCTGCGGCCGGTGGCCCTGCTCGCCGGCTGGGGCGCCGTGGTGCTCGCCCTGACCTGCCTGCTGCCCGACCCCTCGTACGAGCAGTACTTCACCGCGCCCCTGGTGCCGCTGCTCGTGCCCGCGGCGCTGCTCGGCCTGATCGATCTGGCGCGGCGCTTCGGCCGGCCCACGACCCTGGTGGGCGGCGTGCTGGGCGCGCTGGCGGTGATCGCGGCGGTGGGCCTGCAGGTGCGCCACGTGGGCATGGACTGGAACGAGGTGTGGGATCCGGCCCGCGTGCGGGAGGTGGCGCGGGAGATCCGGCAGCGCTCGGCGCGCGACGACGTCGTGCTGTCGTTCTGGTCGGGCTATCCGTTCGCGGCCGACCGGCCCTTCCTGCCGGGCATGGAGAACCACTTCGCCCTGGGCGTGTCGGAGCAGCTCACGCCGGCCCAGCAGGCGCACTACCACGTGGCCGGCAAGGAGGCGCTGCTGCACGCGATCCTGACCAAGGGGCCGGCGGTGATCGTGCTGGGCACCTGGATGCACGAGGTGAACACGACCATCGCCCAGGAGCACCTGCCGGTCCTGCTGCAGGAGCTCGACGCCAACTACCGCATCGACTGGTACCGGGGCGAGGTGAAGGTGCTGGTGCGCAAGCCGGGGCCGGGGGCGAAGCTGCGGTAGGGGCCACGGCGGCGGCGGTTCGGGGCGGGCGGGCCTATCTTGCGGGTTCCGTCGTGCGCCCGCGATTCCGGACGTCCGTCATCCACCGCATTCCGCGAAAGTCGACATCCCGCCATCATGCAGAACGTGACCATCATCTCCACGAGCCTGAACCCCGCGTCCCGCTCGCAGGATCTCGCCGCC includes these proteins:
- a CDS encoding class I SAM-dependent methyltransferase; the encoded protein is MTEDYDGTYAQDDYFGAEPSELLARFDEFIPENARVLDIGAGQGRNTLPLARRGCRVTALDPSAVAIETIAKAARKAKLDIDLVPKGFMAYEPPRVFDVILCFGLMQILNYHECASLVTRLHQWLRSGGTLFLTAWHVEDPSFPRLVQEWERLGIRSFRSPEGDRYRLFLEKGEIPRLFFRWQPVHLWEGLGPVHRHGDGPEERHGVVEAVLTHP
- a CDS encoding diguanylate cyclase — its product is MRTRDADVHDGDQSLIAEIRASGRLPSPTGVALTILELSRDPQTDIDEMATVLQGDPALSGQLIKYANSVAAGNRNPVTTVQDALVRIGMRVVSQLCLGFSILTNSRRGQCAAFEYGRFWAHSLAMASSCQTLARTMKAVNPDEGFTCGLLADIGGLALAAVYPETYGEVIAKWSQGSRRRLLQCERQILGIDRNEVTAALFRDWGLPEFYAKAVESKDDTEWADLEQKAPGRDRGAALAHLLFAGNLAAEICTETASERRWRVLDFQNFARLYHLEDDVFVHMYDEILEEWERMGKVLAVVTGQVPSMAALLKQARSGDGVIRGRRGRGDELEPEAGGTVEAASAGAEFPTPAVDVPDADDEPETPTLRILVATDCPVHQKILTRRLEKDGHEIHHAADGRQALEVALRVEPQLIISDWMMPELSGLDLCRTLRSTPQFAHIHFIIMTSHDTNEELVEAFDAGINYYLIKPLNHTILRSLLRGAAREVANRQEVQRQKEELRRINAEVSIANRMLKTMALQDQLTELPNRRAGLEALDKSWSHASRTKEPLLVMIMDIDHFKAVNDTWGHDAGDEVLRATADAMKGAVRDYDVLCRFGGEEFLVVCPGASLEVAATVGNRIREAVEFNAIDVPEFQGHVTISIGAAVRADDVESPKDLIKLADEALYAAKEAGRNKVCLYSPETAST